Proteins found in one Bremerella volcania genomic segment:
- a CDS encoding heavy metal translocating P-type ATPase has product MAAGLQNHSTHPIAKAILNYAKQQQVDPAEVAHVEEIPGRGISGQVDGLKVWLGSTRLAAEQGIDVTHLEDGAAKSGTNVVVLGQGNQLLATFQLQDELRDTATHAVESLHRLGVAQVELISGDRTNVVKDVAEQVGVDAWKAEQLPEDKIGAVLRLRHDYKLVAMVGDGINDGPALAAADVGIAMGAMGSDTAIETADVALMSDEIEKLPWLIAHGRRTLSLIRQNIFAALAIKVIFIALTIIGYSNLWLAILADTGVSLAVIANSLRLLRTKTS; this is encoded by the coding sequence GTGGCGGCCGGTTTGCAGAATCACAGCACGCATCCCATTGCGAAAGCGATTCTGAACTATGCCAAACAGCAGCAAGTCGATCCGGCAGAAGTCGCCCACGTCGAAGAAATCCCGGGGCGAGGCATCTCCGGGCAGGTCGACGGGCTGAAGGTCTGGCTGGGAAGTACGCGTCTGGCGGCCGAGCAAGGGATCGACGTCACCCACCTGGAAGACGGTGCGGCAAAGTCAGGAACCAACGTCGTCGTCCTGGGGCAAGGCAATCAGCTTCTGGCAACTTTCCAGTTGCAGGACGAGCTTCGAGACACGGCCACCCATGCGGTCGAGTCGCTGCATCGTCTGGGGGTCGCCCAGGTCGAACTCATTTCCGGCGATCGAACCAATGTCGTGAAGGACGTGGCCGAGCAAGTCGGGGTCGATGCCTGGAAAGCGGAGCAGCTACCGGAAGACAAGATCGGAGCGGTCTTGCGTCTGCGTCACGATTACAAACTAGTAGCCATGGTCGGCGACGGCATCAACGATGGTCCCGCCCTGGCGGCGGCGGATGTGGGGATCGCCATGGGAGCGATGGGAAGTGATACAGCAATCGAAACGGCCGACGTCGCGCTGATGTCGGACGAGATCGAAAAGCTGCCCTGGTTGATCGCGCATGGCCGAAGAACGCTGAGCCTGATCCGGCAAAATATATTCGCTGCCCTGGCGATCAAGGTGATCTTCATCGCTTTGACGATCATCGGTTATTCCAATTTGTGGCTCGCCATTCTGGCCGACACGGGCGTTTCGCTGGCGGTGATTGCCAATAGCCTGCGATTACTGCGGACGAAAACGTCGTAA
- a CDS encoding phosphoglycerate kinase, translating to MAKLSIADVDVSGKKVLMRVDFNVPLDGGKITDDRRIEMALPSIKSVVDRGGQLILMSHLGRPEPGADNSAYSLKPAAVRLGELLGKDVAFASDTVGDDAASKVAALTDGGVVVLENLRFEKGEKKGDAEFAAKLAAFADIYCNDAFGTCHRTDASMVAVPEAMGSKPKVVGFLVEKEITYLSDAIGNPKRPFVAILGGAKVSDKIMVIKNLLGICDKVLIGGAMAYTFSLAEGGKVGKSLVEKDKVELAKELIAAGGDKLVLPVDTHCGDDFSGDCNKMVVKAGEIPDDYEGLDVGPETAKLYSELVKDAQTVVWNGPMGVFEMPPFDAGTKAVAEAIAESDAISIIGGGDSAAAIGQFGLDDKVTHVSTGGGASLSMLEGQAFKAVDILDDK from the coding sequence ATGGCAAAGCTATCGATCGCCGACGTAGACGTTAGTGGCAAGAAAGTCTTGATGCGGGTCGACTTTAACGTCCCGCTCGACGGTGGCAAGATCACGGACGATCGTCGCATCGAAATGGCCCTCCCTTCGATCAAATCGGTCGTCGATCGCGGCGGCCAGCTGATCCTAATGAGCCACTTGGGCCGTCCTGAACCAGGCGCCGACAACTCGGCCTACAGCCTGAAGCCGGCTGCCGTTCGTCTGGGCGAACTGCTGGGCAAGGACGTTGCTTTCGCTTCCGATACAGTGGGAGACGATGCGGCCTCCAAGGTGGCCGCGCTGACCGACGGCGGCGTCGTGGTACTGGAAAATCTTCGATTCGAAAAGGGGGAAAAGAAGGGTGATGCCGAGTTCGCCGCCAAGCTGGCCGCATTCGCCGACATCTACTGCAACGACGCGTTTGGCACCTGTCACCGCACCGATGCTTCGATGGTCGCCGTTCCCGAAGCGATGGGTAGCAAGCCAAAGGTTGTCGGTTTTCTGGTTGAAAAGGAAATCACCTATCTTTCCGATGCCATCGGCAACCCCAAGCGTCCTTTCGTGGCGATCCTGGGTGGTGCCAAGGTTTCCGACAAGATCATGGTCATCAAGAACCTGCTGGGCATCTGCGACAAGGTGCTGATCGGCGGGGCTATGGCCTACACGTTCTCGCTCGCGGAAGGTGGCAAGGTTGGCAAGAGCCTGGTCGAAAAGGACAAGGTCGAATTGGCCAAGGAACTGATCGCAGCTGGCGGCGACAAGCTGGTCTTGCCGGTGGATACGCACTGCGGCGACGACTTCAGTGGCGACTGCAACAAGATGGTCGTGAAGGCTGGCGAGATTCCAGACGATTACGAAGGTCTTGACGTCGGACCGGAAACGGCCAAGCTGTACTCGGAATTGGTAAAAGACGCCCAAACGGTTGTCTGGAACGGCCCGATGGGTGTATTCGAGATGCCCCCATTCGACGCCGGTACCAAGGCCGTCGCCGAAGCGATCGCCGAGTCGGATGCCATCAGCATCATCGGTGGTGGTGACAGTGCCGCCGCGATCGGTCAGTTCGGCCTGGACGACAAAGTGACCCACGTTTCGACCGGCGGTGGTGCCAGTTTGTCGATGCTGGAAGGTCAGGCCTTCAAGGCCGTCGATATCCTCGACGACAAATAA
- a CDS encoding DinB family protein, which yields MNAVTPILRLHEHRIWATHHLLEACRPLSDEQLHQPHEIGQGTLWRTLCHLYAAEYVWLAALQGTDDAVAPGDVAGKLPGNQEGEGAATSLTTLIERWQQLDQRWSDYLDALTPEDLEKTIYRISSSSYQGQRIGSQAMDVLLHVATHAHYTTAQAINMLRHCGLSDLPPSMLITLARSQAVA from the coding sequence ATGAATGCCGTTACCCCTATCCTGCGCCTGCACGAACATCGCATTTGGGCAACCCATCACTTGTTGGAAGCATGCCGTCCACTGAGCGACGAACAACTACATCAGCCCCACGAGATCGGCCAAGGCACTCTCTGGCGGACCCTTTGTCACCTGTATGCCGCCGAATATGTCTGGCTGGCGGCACTGCAAGGGACCGACGATGCCGTTGCCCCAGGCGATGTTGCCGGAAAGCTGCCAGGCAACCAGGAAGGGGAGGGGGCCGCGACATCCCTCACAACATTGATTGAACGTTGGCAGCAGCTCGATCAGCGCTGGAGCGATTACCTCGACGCGCTGACGCCTGAGGACCTCGAGAAAACGATCTACCGCATAAGTTCCAGCAGCTACCAGGGGCAGAGGATTGGTTCGCAAGCGATGGACGTTCTGTTGCACGTCGCCACGCACGCCCATTACACGACCGCCCAGGCCATCAATATGTTGCGACATTGCGGCCTGTCAGACTTGCCCCCCTCGATGTTGATTACCCTGGCCCGCAGCCAGGCTGTCGCCTAA
- the crcB gene encoding fluoride efflux transporter CrcB, which translates to MTKVILILTIALFGALGALGRVYVGTFVQGYVPELDAVKFPLGTLTVNVLGCLVFGFLGYLGNHHEVLPAFWRTVLLSGFLGSFTTFSTFGFETVLLYQDAPYGKVYLAAANVLLNVTLGISAILLGLQLGRFWTGN; encoded by the coding sequence ATGACAAAAGTCATCCTCATACTGACCATCGCACTCTTTGGCGCACTGGGGGCCCTAGGTCGCGTTTATGTGGGAACGTTCGTCCAAGGCTACGTCCCCGAACTGGACGCCGTGAAATTCCCGCTGGGCACGTTAACAGTGAATGTGCTGGGATGCCTGGTGTTTGGCTTTCTGGGGTATCTGGGAAACCACCACGAAGTGCTTCCGGCATTTTGGCGAACCGTGCTGCTTTCCGGCTTTCTCGGATCTTTTACGACCTTCTCGACGTTTGGTTTCGAAACGGTGCTGCTCTACCAAGACGCACCATACGGGAAGGTTTATCTGGCGGCGGCAAATGTCCTTTTGAACGTCACCTTGGGGATTAGTGCCATCCTGCTGGGACTACAACTGGGACGATTCTGGACGGGGAATTGA
- a CDS encoding DUF1559 family PulG-like putative transporter translates to MASFIFVAILCFGVTGCGGCGGDSPASKLARFDLNRGGGGDEEEKKPAPAKKPAQQEKKPAAKTPAAEKPAEEKPAKKATTESKPAEKTAAAPESKPTSQPAEPMTPAATPAVGTVAPTETSTSQIPGARDRFAILEGFKLQPVHGDRVQTKARSRAVLHILGQALAQQIADNQTIPAASPANKQGRQLLSWRVHLLPYLGYDDLYSKFNLNEPWDSPHNIKLAAEKPYAYMTPDTPDDRTNFVFVTGPTCAVNERRANPISSLSPRGLHNAVIAVEVADPANRVVWTKPEDLKFDPSAPANAITGWPDSRFFALTGDGVVHEFPVISNDHLNRLFVVSNPINLGEVASSVPQRESSPASGTPSSTSMTSTEPLAAPISRNDLDPSKLPLPSRLAIDSATVELRRLFQNEARNADQDKKKEEIAEKLLQHAEYLKDDPAKQFAALQIAYRFAILAKSPVLLKDSFDKLQEKFQVDSFSSDLYTVRFGAENLQKIPAHELPQFRALAKSILERAEQENNFEAMDQLIQIGSRYAASQNDKKTISELDTLKARLQASRKDYDAIQARFLSLEVPSLDEEGNLMVGKYWCVHRNNWEKGFEFLLHSNDDRFEYLAETERTSPIDPRIQFRIAEGWWDIGISSPPGAERNKFLGRAAQWYQKADDNMKDSIEKVTAQQRLQEFTRLTGVKDIPALH, encoded by the coding sequence TTGGCCTCGTTCATTTTTGTGGCGATCCTATGCTTTGGCGTGACCGGCTGCGGCGGTTGCGGAGGGGATTCCCCAGCGAGCAAGCTGGCGCGATTCGACCTCAACCGGGGTGGCGGCGGAGACGAGGAAGAGAAGAAGCCTGCTCCGGCCAAGAAGCCAGCGCAACAAGAGAAGAAGCCTGCCGCAAAAACACCTGCGGCCGAGAAGCCAGCGGAAGAGAAACCCGCCAAGAAAGCGACGACTGAGAGCAAACCAGCGGAGAAGACCGCAGCAGCTCCCGAGTCGAAGCCAACATCGCAACCAGCCGAACCGATGACGCCAGCAGCCACTCCGGCAGTCGGCACGGTTGCTCCTACGGAAACTTCAACATCGCAGATTCCTGGTGCCCGAGATCGTTTCGCGATCCTGGAAGGCTTCAAGCTACAGCCGGTTCATGGCGACCGCGTGCAAACGAAAGCCCGGTCGCGAGCCGTACTGCATATTCTCGGTCAAGCATTGGCCCAGCAGATTGCCGATAATCAAACAATCCCGGCCGCTTCTCCGGCCAACAAGCAAGGGCGGCAACTGCTGAGTTGGCGGGTGCACTTGCTTCCGTACCTCGGCTACGACGATCTGTACAGCAAGTTCAACCTCAACGAGCCATGGGACAGCCCGCACAACATTAAACTCGCAGCGGAAAAGCCGTACGCATACATGACGCCTGACACGCCGGACGACCGCACGAATTTCGTGTTTGTGACCGGTCCGACATGCGCGGTGAACGAGCGTCGTGCCAACCCGATCAGTTCGCTCAGTCCGCGCGGTCTTCACAACGCCGTCATTGCCGTAGAAGTCGCCGATCCAGCCAATCGCGTCGTTTGGACCAAACCAGAAGATTTGAAGTTCGATCCCTCGGCGCCGGCCAATGCAATCACAGGCTGGCCGGACAGTCGGTTCTTCGCCCTCACAGGCGATGGTGTCGTGCATGAATTTCCCGTCATCAGCAACGACCACCTCAATCGCTTGTTCGTGGTCAGTAACCCAATCAACTTGGGTGAAGTTGCTTCGAGCGTTCCTCAACGCGAAAGCAGCCCGGCAAGCGGTACCCCATCATCCACTTCGATGACCTCCACCGAGCCGCTTGCTGCTCCTATATCGCGAAACGACCTGGACCCGTCGAAGCTTCCTCTACCATCGCGTCTTGCCATTGACAGCGCGACGGTCGAACTGAGACGCCTGTTCCAGAACGAAGCCCGCAATGCCGACCAGGACAAGAAGAAGGAAGAAATCGCCGAGAAGCTGCTTCAGCATGCGGAATACCTCAAGGACGATCCCGCGAAACAATTCGCGGCACTCCAGATTGCTTATCGCTTTGCCATTCTCGCCAAGAGCCCCGTTCTGCTCAAAGATTCGTTCGACAAACTGCAAGAAAAATTCCAAGTCGACAGCTTCAGTTCGGACTTGTACACCGTACGTTTCGGTGCTGAAAACCTGCAGAAGATTCCTGCTCACGAGTTGCCTCAGTTCCGCGCCCTTGCCAAGTCGATCTTGGAGCGTGCCGAGCAAGAGAACAACTTCGAAGCGATGGACCAACTGATTCAGATTGGTTCCCGTTACGCCGCAAGCCAGAACGACAAAAAGACCATCTCCGAACTAGACACCCTGAAGGCCAGACTCCAAGCGTCACGCAAGGATTACGACGCCATCCAGGCTCGCTTCCTGTCGCTTGAAGTACCTTCGCTAGACGAAGAAGGAAACTTGATGGTCGGCAAGTATTGGTGCGTGCATCGTAATAACTGGGAAAAGGGTTTCGAGTTTCTGCTCCACAGCAACGACGATCGTTTCGAGTATCTCGCGGAGACCGAGCGTACGTCGCCCATCGACCCTCGAATTCAATTCCGGATTGCCGAAGGCTGGTGGGACATCGGCATCTCCAGCCCTCCTGGTGCCGAACGCAACAAGTTCCTGGGTCGCGCCGCCCAGTGGTACCAGAAGGCCGACGACAACATGAAAGACTCGATCGAAAAGGTCACCGCCCAGCAGCGACTGCAAGAGTTCACGCGGCTGACCGGCGTCAAAGACATCCCTGCTTTGCACTAG
- a CDS encoding phytoene desaturase family protein, with protein sequence MASGGGHYDCVVIGAGHNGLITAAYLAKSGKKVAVLERRHVLGGCSTSEELWPGFKVSTASYVVSLLLPEIIRDLKLKQNGLKILPRDPASFTPTDDGRYLLLGHDVNSNTKEIAKFSQQDAQQYPKYNELLERIAAVVEPILMKTAPDPLPMPKDWRSVSLTKKIRDTSRLWSFYQTFGKLGGEIPEAIELLSGAARPILERWFESEPLRATLATDAIIGAFASISAPGTAYVLLHHVMGEAGGKRGVWGFVEGGMGGIATALAKTCEELGVTIVREAPVAKIHTSERSIQGVELEDGTTYEAKVVASSVDANLTFRKFLSPDQLPADFLRAVSNIDYASASAKINLALAEPPQFTAYPETGLSPIHRGTMHISPTMDYIERAYDDAKYGRASEEPILEMTMPTSVDKTIAPEGKHILSIFVQYAPYKLRDANWDDVKESFADRCIAKIGQYAPNVPGAVMHRQVLSPLDLERVYGLTGGNIMQGAMNFNQLFAMRPIPGWADHRTPVKGLYLCGAASHPGGGVMGACGKNAAVEILRDY encoded by the coding sequence ATGGCATCCGGTGGCGGGCACTATGATTGCGTCGTAATCGGCGCTGGACACAATGGTTTAATAACCGCCGCGTATCTGGCCAAATCAGGCAAGAAAGTCGCCGTGCTCGAACGGCGGCACGTACTAGGGGGCTGTTCGACCAGCGAAGAACTATGGCCCGGCTTCAAGGTCTCAACCGCCTCTTATGTGGTTAGTTTGCTTCTGCCAGAGATCATTCGCGACCTAAAGCTGAAGCAAAACGGCCTGAAGATCCTGCCCCGCGATCCGGCCTCGTTCACCCCTACCGACGACGGTCGCTACTTGCTGCTGGGGCATGACGTCAATTCCAATACGAAGGAAATCGCGAAGTTCAGCCAGCAGGACGCCCAGCAGTATCCGAAGTACAACGAACTTCTGGAACGCATCGCCGCGGTCGTCGAACCGATTCTGATGAAGACGGCACCTGATCCGCTGCCGATGCCCAAGGACTGGCGTAGCGTCTCGCTAACCAAAAAGATTCGCGATACATCACGCCTGTGGAGCTTCTACCAGACGTTTGGCAAACTCGGAGGCGAGATCCCCGAAGCGATTGAGCTTCTCTCAGGCGCTGCTCGGCCGATCCTCGAACGATGGTTCGAAAGCGAGCCGCTGCGGGCAACGCTCGCCACCGACGCGATCATTGGCGCGTTCGCATCGATCTCTGCACCAGGCACCGCCTATGTGCTGCTGCACCACGTGATGGGGGAAGCTGGCGGCAAGCGAGGCGTGTGGGGTTTCGTCGAAGGGGGCATGGGCGGCATCGCCACGGCATTGGCCAAAACATGCGAAGAATTGGGCGTGACGATCGTCCGCGAAGCCCCCGTCGCCAAGATCCACACCAGCGAGCGGAGTATCCAAGGAGTCGAACTGGAAGATGGCACCACCTACGAGGCCAAGGTCGTGGCTTCCAGCGTCGACGCCAACCTAACGTTCCGCAAGTTCCTTTCGCCCGATCAACTGCCGGCCGACTTCCTGCGGGCTGTTTCGAACATCGACTACGCTTCCGCTTCGGCGAAGATCAACCTGGCCCTGGCCGAGCCGCCGCAGTTTACCGCTTATCCCGAAACGGGTCTCAGTCCGATTCATCGCGGCACGATGCATATCTCTCCGACGATGGACTACATCGAACGCGCTTACGACGACGCCAAGTATGGCCGGGCGAGTGAAGAGCCGATTCTCGAAATGACCATGCCCACGTCGGTCGACAAAACGATTGCGCCGGAAGGAAAGCATATCCTGTCGATCTTCGTTCAATACGCTCCTTATAAACTGCGGGACGCCAACTGGGACGACGTCAAAGAATCGTTTGCCGATCGCTGCATTGCCAAGATCGGACAGTACGCACCAAACGTGCCTGGGGCGGTCATGCATCGCCAGGTGCTCTCGCCGCTGGACCTTGAACGCGTCTACGGGCTGACGGGGGGGAACATCATGCAAGGAGCGATGAACTTCAACCAGTTGTTCGCCATGCGTCCGATCCCAGGCTGGGCCGATCATCGCACGCCGGTGAAAGGTTTGTACCTCTGCGGAGCAGCCAGCCACCCAGGCGGTGGCGTGATGGGAGCCTGCGGCAAGAACGCCGCTGTCGAGATCCTACGCGACTACTAA
- a CDS encoding DOMON domain-containing protein, with amino-acid sequence MAKSVLSPSFLFQYSVPLNYREKIWQQKPLDYSEQYKLRGFGELDSRKQFADVRGGWNERGVSFSVLVSGKRQPVWCRESRVDESDGFQLWIDTRATHNVHRATRFCHRFAFLPIGAGPSYRDPVGDQLLINRARENANPVRPGDLRVRGTLTKDGYLLECCVPATSLTGYDPSEYDKLGFFYAVMDRELGWQTQSVNTQFPIDEDPSIWTTLELVR; translated from the coding sequence ATGGCGAAATCGGTTCTCTCACCATCCTTCCTGTTTCAGTATTCGGTCCCGCTGAACTATCGCGAGAAGATCTGGCAGCAAAAGCCACTGGATTACTCCGAGCAGTACAAGCTGCGCGGATTCGGAGAACTCGACAGCCGAAAGCAGTTTGCCGACGTCCGGGGTGGGTGGAACGAGCGTGGCGTTTCTTTCTCGGTGCTTGTCTCCGGAAAGCGGCAGCCGGTGTGGTGCCGCGAGAGTCGCGTCGACGAGAGTGACGGCTTTCAGCTTTGGATCGATACCAGGGCCACGCACAACGTGCACCGCGCGACGCGGTTCTGTCATCGCTTTGCTTTCCTGCCCATCGGTGCCGGCCCCAGCTATCGCGACCCGGTTGGGGATCAGCTGTTGATCAATCGCGCGCGAGAGAACGCCAACCCGGTCCGCCCCGGCGATTTGCGGGTGCGGGGAACGCTGACCAAGGATGGCTACCTTTTGGAGTGCTGCGTACCGGCGACCAGCCTGACCGGGTACGACCCGAGCGAGTACGACAAACTCGGCTTCTTTTACGCCGTGATGGATCGCGAACTGGGATGGCAAACGCAAAGCGTTAACACGCAGTTCCCAATCGACGAAGATCCCAGCATCTGGACGACGTTGGAGTTGGTCCGTTAG
- a CDS encoding class I SAM-dependent methyltransferase codes for MSLASDLKVLYHLAVKPVKGDNHAERLDSFYSGQAGAYDDFRKRLLKGREEMYRSIEPPQDAVWVDMGGGTGSNLEFISDRVGQLKQAYVVDLASSLLKVCDDRIQQRGWNNVKTVEADATTWTPDEGYADVVTFSYSLTMIPDWFAAIDNALRILKPGGTIGVVDFYVSRKFPDESLKRHPWFTRSFWPVWFASDNVFPSRDHVPYLQRHFETTKLEENRAKVPYLLWFKTPYYIFTGTKREA; via the coding sequence ATGAGTCTGGCTTCGGACCTGAAAGTCCTGTATCACCTGGCCGTAAAGCCGGTGAAAGGGGACAACCACGCAGAGCGCCTTGATAGTTTCTACAGCGGTCAGGCGGGCGCGTACGACGATTTTCGCAAACGCCTGCTCAAAGGGCGAGAAGAGATGTACCGCTCGATCGAACCCCCGCAAGATGCCGTGTGGGTCGATATGGGGGGCGGTACAGGCTCGAATCTGGAATTCATTTCCGATCGCGTCGGCCAGTTGAAACAGGCATACGTGGTCGATCTGGCTTCGTCGCTGTTGAAGGTGTGTGACGACCGCATCCAGCAGCGCGGTTGGAACAACGTGAAAACGGTGGAAGCGGACGCCACGACCTGGACGCCTGACGAAGGTTACGCCGACGTCGTGACGTTCTCTTACTCGCTGACGATGATCCCTGATTGGTTCGCGGCAATTGACAACGCGCTGCGAATCTTGAAGCCAGGCGGAACGATCGGCGTGGTTGATTTCTACGTTTCACGAAAGTTCCCCGACGAGTCGCTCAAGCGTCATCCTTGGTTCACGCGAAGCTTTTGGCCGGTATGGTTCGCGTCGGACAATGTCTTTCCGTCACGCGATCACGTTCCCTATTTGCAGCGTCACTTTGAAACCACCAAACTGGAAGAGAATCGCGCCAAGGTTCCTTACTTGTTATGGTTCAAGACGCCGTACTACATCTTCACCGGCACGAAGCGCGAAGCGTAG
- a CDS encoding DUF3419 family protein, whose translation MALVSWVRGRVFNFVHRNNLVYNTCWEDPRLDRVALEIQPHHNVMVITSAGCNALDYVLAGANHVYAVDMNPRQNALLDLKKAAIQNLEYEDFFSMFGKGQLLDFKEAYKSKLRGSLPEWSRSYWDRKIKYFRPRKKRSFYFRGTSGAFAKVVNMYVENVLRMRPLVLELLDAKSLDEQKEIFEVIDRKLWTGPLKFAMSRDTTWSLVGVPRAQREHLEKQYSNGIVDFVQDNMRAVFAELPIQDNYFWRVYVTGQYTEQCCPEYLKPENFQKLKDGLVHKVSTHTDSVQHFLEKHNGHPIHRLVLLDHQDWLTDKLYFALENEWQAITNRLAGEEDARIIWRTGGLNTDFIDEVEITHKGQKKQVGELLTYHQELADELHVKDRVHTYGAFRIADIAA comes from the coding sequence ATGGCATTGGTTAGCTGGGTTCGAGGTCGTGTTTTTAACTTCGTTCACCGTAACAACTTAGTGTACAACACCTGCTGGGAAGATCCCCGCTTGGATCGGGTCGCCCTGGAGATTCAACCGCATCACAATGTGATGGTCATTACGTCGGCTGGTTGCAACGCGCTCGACTACGTTCTGGCCGGTGCCAACCATGTTTATGCGGTCGACATGAATCCACGGCAGAACGCCCTGCTGGATCTCAAGAAAGCAGCCATCCAGAACCTGGAGTATGAAGACTTCTTCTCCATGTTTGGCAAAGGGCAGTTGCTCGACTTCAAAGAGGCCTACAAATCGAAGCTGCGTGGTTCGTTACCAGAATGGTCTCGCAGCTACTGGGATCGGAAGATCAAGTACTTCCGCCCTCGTAAGAAACGCAGCTTCTACTTCCGCGGTACTTCCGGTGCGTTCGCCAAGGTGGTGAACATGTACGTCGAGAACGTCCTGCGGATGCGACCGCTGGTTCTCGAACTGTTGGATGCCAAGTCGCTGGACGAGCAGAAAGAAATCTTCGAGGTCATCGACCGCAAGCTGTGGACCGGACCTCTCAAGTTCGCGATGAGCCGAGATACCACGTGGAGCCTGGTCGGCGTGCCAAGAGCCCAGCGCGAGCATCTGGAGAAGCAGTACTCCAACGGCATCGTCGACTTCGTGCAAGACAACATGCGAGCCGTCTTCGCCGAACTGCCTATCCAAGACAACTACTTCTGGCGCGTCTACGTGACCGGCCAATACACCGAACAGTGTTGTCCGGAATACCTCAAGCCTGAGAACTTCCAGAAGCTTAAGGATGGCCTGGTCCACAAGGTCAGTACCCATACCGACTCGGTGCAGCACTTCCTCGAAAAGCACAACGGTCACCCGATTCACCGCCTGGTGCTTCTAGATCATCAAGACTGGCTGACCGACAAGCTTTACTTCGCCCTGGAAAACGAATGGCAGGCAATTACCAATCGACTGGCAGGGGAAGAAGATGCCCGCATCATCTGGCGAACAGGCGGCCTGAACACCGACTTCATCGACGAAGTCGAGATCACGCATAAGGGTCAGAAAAAGCAGGTCGGCGAACTATTGACCTATCACCAGGAGCTGGCCGACGAGCTTCACGTCAAGGATCGCGTGCACACCTACGGGGCGTTCCGAATCGCGGACATCGCTGCCTAA
- a CDS encoding HvfC/BufC N-terminal domain-containing protein, whose translation MTDGQPSLHSLPVLQKWMQSVITHVNGVAEGVHSPEAQEHIAVDASQIESIVTRSQRRTSAQRLEVYAHAYYARLVECLKSIYPLFAKTVGDELFDQFAITYLQQYPSRSYTLNRLGDRFPDFLEETSPTRGTDQLGFEDFLVGLAVAERSIDAIFDGRGIEQAEVFSPSQLEGISPESFAEAKFQMVPCLRLHSFPFPISNFITAIKQDTQAAIPEATPSWLALTRRDYIVRRVPLSRWEYHLLVRLTEGLSVSQSIEGAVIEVAPSEDISELLAAAFRKFTTEQFFLAMDGPAERRSG comes from the coding sequence ATGACCGACGGCCAACCGAGTTTGCATAGCTTGCCGGTGCTTCAAAAGTGGATGCAGTCGGTGATTACCCACGTGAATGGCGTGGCGGAAGGAGTCCATTCGCCGGAAGCTCAAGAGCACATCGCGGTCGATGCGTCGCAGATCGAGTCGATCGTTACTCGCAGCCAGCGGCGAACCAGCGCCCAGCGGTTGGAAGTGTACGCTCACGCCTACTATGCCCGGCTGGTCGAGTGTTTGAAGTCGATCTATCCCCTGTTTGCCAAGACGGTCGGTGACGAATTATTCGATCAGTTTGCGATCACCTATCTGCAGCAGTACCCGTCTCGATCGTACACGCTGAACCGCCTGGGAGATCGGTTTCCCGATTTTCTGGAAGAGACGAGTCCAACCCGAGGAACGGACCAGCTAGGGTTCGAGGACTTCCTGGTGGGGCTTGCCGTTGCCGAACGCAGTATCGACGCCATCTTCGACGGCCGCGGCATCGAGCAGGCAGAGGTGTTCTCGCCATCGCAGCTGGAAGGCATCTCGCCGGAGTCTTTCGCCGAAGCTAAATTCCAGATGGTGCCCTGTCTACGGCTGCACTCCTTTCCGTTCCCGATCAGCAACTTCATCACGGCGATCAAGCAAGATACCCAGGCCGCCATTCCCGAAGCCACACCCAGCTGGCTGGCCTTAACGCGGAGGGACTATATCGTCCGTCGCGTCCCTCTTTCTCGCTGGGAATACCATCTGCTGGTGCGGCTAACCGAGGGACTAAGCGTTTCCCAGTCGATCGAAGGAGCGGTCATCGAGGTCGCCCCTTCGGAAGACATTTCGGAGCTGCTAGCGGCCGCTTTCCGAAAATTCACCACTGAGCAGTTCTTTCTGGCAATGGATGGCCCAGCGGAGCGAAGATCAGGATAG